The proteins below are encoded in one region of Gaiella occulta:
- the pstA gene encoding phosphate ABC transporter permease PstA, whose product MSTVPADPHDVTVRSNGLRRRRIVEKAMGSLAALSALAAVGILALVLFSVLLRGLSALEPSFFTKPRPLFGEKGGIADALVGSGLIVAMAMLIAIPVAVLVAVYMSEYARPRMAATLRIVLDVLNGVPAIVVGIFVFGLLVVGHGQSAVFGAFALAILMLPMVARATQEVLEVVPRSRREASLALGVTKWRTTWSIVLPSAIGGILTGVVIAVARVAGETAPLLFTSSIAANAISLDVTRALPTLPVAIFAFSESPDPNDQAAGWAAALVLIAFVLLMNVLAKLFAGRKRRSLEGN is encoded by the coding sequence GTGAGCACCGTCCCGGCCGACCCTCACGACGTCACCGTCCGCTCGAACGGCCTTCGGCGCCGGCGGATCGTCGAGAAGGCCATGGGCAGCCTCGCCGCCCTCTCGGCTCTCGCCGCGGTCGGCATCCTCGCGCTCGTGCTGTTCAGCGTCCTGCTCAGGGGATTGAGCGCACTCGAGCCGTCGTTCTTCACGAAGCCCCGGCCGCTGTTCGGAGAGAAGGGCGGCATCGCGGATGCGCTCGTCGGCAGCGGCCTGATCGTCGCGATGGCGATGCTGATCGCGATTCCGGTCGCGGTGCTCGTCGCGGTCTACATGTCGGAGTACGCGCGACCCCGTATGGCGGCAACCCTTCGCATCGTCCTCGACGTGCTCAACGGCGTACCGGCGATCGTCGTCGGCATCTTCGTCTTCGGCCTGCTCGTCGTCGGGCACGGGCAGAGCGCCGTGTTCGGCGCCTTCGCGCTCGCGATCCTGATGCTGCCGATGGTGGCGCGCGCCACACAGGAAGTGCTCGAGGTCGTTCCGCGCAGCCGGCGCGAGGCGAGCCTCGCCCTCGGGGTGACCAAGTGGCGCACGACCTGGAGCATCGTCCTGCCGAGCGCGATCGGCGGCATCCTCACGGGCGTCGTCATCGCCGTCGCGCGCGTCGCCGGCGAGACCGCGCCGCTCCTCTTCACGTCGTCGATCGCCGCCAACGCGATCTCGCTCGACGTCACCCGCGCGCTGCCGACCCTGCCGGTGGCGATCTTCGCCTTCTCCGAGTCGCCCGACCCGAACGACCAGGCCGCAGGCTGGGCGGCC